In a genomic window of Alteromonas gilva:
- a CDS encoding anthranilate synthase component 1 — protein sequence MSLAELGMVPGKVETIERTATYVNDPLAAFAQLCSGQRHALLLESAEIDSKDNLQSLLMVDAAVRFECRGQQVVITALSANGKGILPLFAAHSPADIQCEVTGDNEVCLQCVNHSEDLDEDARLKSTSVFDILRMVINHITPLRQHQHAVFLGGVFAYDLLATFENLPEVPDGDNDCADYVFYLAETLITFDHQTRQATLLGSVFSGDQVATSYFAIAQRLEALGAELSTIAPLDVSPVEVQEPVELQVNKSDAEYCQDVLTLKENILAGDIFQVVPSRTFSLPCPAPLTAYAALKQQNPSPYMFYMQDADFTIFGASPESALKYSAASNVVEIYPIAGTRPRGKRSNGDIDPDMDSRIELNLREDQKEKAEHLMLVDLARNDVAKVSEPGTRYVKDLLKVDRYSHVMHLVSRVVGQLRHDLDALHAYQACMNMGTLVGAPKVSAASLIRQVEQQRRGSYGGAVGYLNNDGDMDTCIVIRSAFVKNGRAYIQAGAGVVYDSNPQAEADETRGKAQAVINAVKSSIVFPGDAS from the coding sequence ATGAGTTTGGCCGAATTAGGCATGGTCCCAGGCAAAGTGGAAACCATTGAAAGAACAGCCACCTATGTAAATGATCCCCTTGCAGCATTTGCCCAGTTGTGCAGCGGCCAGCGTCATGCACTGTTATTGGAATCTGCCGAAATCGACAGCAAAGATAACTTACAAAGTCTGCTTATGGTTGATGCTGCGGTACGCTTTGAATGTCGTGGTCAACAGGTCGTCATAACAGCCCTCAGCGCCAACGGCAAAGGTATTTTGCCGCTGTTTGCAGCACATTCTCCTGCCGACATTCAGTGTGAGGTAACGGGCGATAACGAAGTGTGCCTGCAATGTGTTAACCACAGCGAAGATCTCGATGAAGATGCGCGGCTCAAATCCACCAGTGTATTTGATATATTGCGCATGGTCATCAATCACATTACTCCCCTTCGTCAGCATCAGCACGCGGTATTCTTAGGCGGCGTGTTTGCCTACGATCTGCTGGCAACATTTGAAAACCTGCCGGAAGTGCCCGATGGCGATAACGACTGTGCCGATTACGTGTTTTACCTGGCAGAAACCTTAATCACCTTCGACCACCAAACCCGCCAGGCCACCCTGCTGGGAAGCGTATTCAGTGGCGATCAGGTTGCTACCAGTTATTTTGCCATTGCCCAGCGCCTCGAAGCCCTCGGGGCAGAGCTTAGTACCATTGCACCGCTTGATGTATCGCCGGTGGAAGTTCAGGAGCCGGTTGAATTGCAGGTAAATAAATCCGATGCTGAGTATTGTCAGGATGTACTTACCCTCAAAGAAAACATTCTGGCAGGTGATATTTTTCAGGTCGTGCCATCCAGAACCTTCTCCTTGCCGTGCCCGGCGCCGCTCACCGCTTATGCTGCGCTTAAACAACAAAATCCAAGCCCTTACATGTTTTACATGCAAGACGCCGACTTCACCATTTTTGGCGCGTCACCGGAGTCAGCCCTTAAGTATTCCGCCGCCAGTAACGTGGTAGAAATCTATCCCATTGCCGGCACCCGACCGCGTGGCAAACGGTCCAATGGCGATATTGACCCTGATATGGATAGCCGCATCGAGCTTAACCTGCGTGAAGATCAAAAAGAAAAAGCCGAACACCTGATGCTGGTTGATTTAGCCCGCAACGATGTGGCGAAGGTATCAGAGCCGGGCACCCGCTATGTTAAAGACTTACTCAAAGTTGACCGTTACTCCCATGTTATGCACCTGGTGTCGCGGGTGGTTGGTCAATTGCGTCACGATCTCGATGCCCTGCATGCCTATCAGGCCTGTATGAATATGGGTACCCTGGTAGGCGCTCCCAAGGTCAGTGCTGCCAGCCTTATCCGCCAGGTAGAGCAGCAACGCCGGGGTAGCTATGGCGGTGCCGTTGGCTACCTTAATAACGATGGCGATATGGATACCTGCATTGTCATTCGTTCAGCCTTCGTAAAAAACGGCCGGGCGTACATTCAAGCCGGAGCCGGGGTAGTGTACGATTCCAACCCGCAAGCCGAAGCCGACGAGACCCGTGGTAAGGCGCAGGCCGTGATCAATGCGGTAAAATCATCAATTGTGTTTCCGGGAGATGCCTCATGA
- a CDS encoding L-threonylcarbamoyladenylate synthase: protein MSQFFYIHPDNPQPRLIKQAAELVRQGEVVVYPTDSGYAIGCQMEDKRALEQLCRIRDIGKDHNFTLMCRDMSELSVYAKVDNVAFRQIKNNTPGSYTFVLKATREVPKRLQNPKRKTIGIRVPDNIIALALLEELNEPLMSTSLILPGQQVAESDPDDIRDKLEKQVGLIIHGGYLGEQPTTVIDLSDGEPVVVREGRGDTAPFL, encoded by the coding sequence ATGAGTCAGTTTTTTTATATTCATCCAGACAACCCACAGCCGCGCCTGATAAAACAGGCCGCCGAATTAGTGCGCCAGGGCGAAGTGGTGGTTTATCCTACTGACTCTGGCTACGCCATCGGTTGTCAAATGGAAGACAAACGCGCGCTTGAGCAACTGTGTCGGATCCGGGATATTGGTAAAGATCATAACTTTACATTAATGTGCCGTGATATGTCTGAACTGTCGGTGTATGCCAAGGTGGATAACGTGGCGTTTCGGCAAATTAAGAACAACACCCCAGGTTCATACACCTTTGTTTTAAAAGCGACCCGCGAAGTCCCCAAGCGATTGCAAAATCCCAAGCGTAAAACCATTGGTATCCGAGTGCCTGATAATATTATTGCACTGGCACTGTTGGAAGAGCTCAACGAGCCGCTGATGTCGACGTCGCTGATATTACCCGGGCAACAGGTTGCTGAATCAGATCCTGATGACATTCGCGATAAGCTAGAAAAGCAAGTCGGGCTAATTATTCATGGCGGCTATCTGGGCGAGCAGCCGACCACGGTGATCGACTTAAGTGACGGTGAGCCGGTGGTCGTTCGCGAGGGCCGTGGCGATACCGCGCCATTTTTATAA
- the recN gene encoding DNA repair protein RecN, with product MLSHLSVKNFAVVKEINISFESGMTAVTGETGAGKSIAIDALSLCLGERAEASAVRKGSDKAEIIAYFSLLDAPLARAWLDENELVLEDDANTCFIRRLISKEGRSKAFINGVPVALQQLKHLGQYLLAIHGQNTHLQLLKDEVQRKLVDDFANHHKLLQATAESYSTWQELAKELKALEQAAQQRTDREQLLSYQVAELDEYALGEDEFGELEAEHKRLSNGQTLLEEAQNSFYHLYEADEFNALSAIQTSIDKLSNLQDHDPALSPIVSMLNDAAIQVEEAAHELRGYCDQLEIDPLRLQQVENRFSQAMELARKHQVTPETLYQHHQQLTAELSGLSADTERLERLASELNEAHQHFLNASEALSKSRSKAAKALAKQVESQIRTLNMPHAEFIIEVTYSPDSKPSAQGMDSVQMKVSTNPGQPQDRLDKVVSGGELSRIGLALQVISRDNSLTPTMIFDEVDTGISGPTASIVGQLLRRLGKQSQVMCVTHLPQVAAQAHNQLFVTKTTDKGETQTHILALTEQARIDELARLLAGDKITPNALANARELLDNAVAN from the coding sequence ATGTTATCGCACTTATCTGTCAAGAATTTTGCTGTTGTAAAAGAAATCAATATCTCATTTGAGTCAGGCATGACAGCGGTGACCGGCGAAACCGGCGCCGGTAAATCGATTGCTATTGATGCGTTAAGTTTATGCTTAGGTGAACGCGCTGAGGCATCTGCAGTACGTAAAGGCTCGGATAAAGCCGAAATTATTGCCTATTTTTCGCTGTTGGATGCGCCGCTGGCCAGAGCCTGGCTGGACGAAAACGAACTGGTGCTCGAGGATGATGCAAATACCTGTTTTATACGCCGGCTTATTTCTAAAGAAGGCCGCTCCAAAGCGTTTATAAACGGCGTGCCTGTGGCTTTACAGCAGTTAAAACACCTGGGCCAGTATTTGTTAGCTATTCATGGTCAAAACACCCATCTGCAACTGCTCAAAGATGAAGTGCAGCGTAAACTGGTAGATGACTTTGCAAATCACCATAAGCTTTTACAGGCAACCGCCGAGAGCTACAGTACCTGGCAGGAGCTCGCCAAAGAGCTGAAAGCACTAGAGCAAGCCGCCCAACAACGCACCGACCGCGAGCAATTGCTGAGCTACCAGGTAGCAGAGCTGGATGAATACGCACTGGGTGAAGATGAATTTGGTGAACTGGAAGCTGAGCACAAGCGCCTGAGTAATGGCCAGACTCTGCTTGAAGAAGCCCAAAATAGTTTTTATCACCTTTATGAAGCCGATGAGTTTAATGCGCTCTCGGCCATACAAACCAGCATTGATAAGTTGAGTAATCTGCAGGATCACGATCCGGCATTAAGTCCAATTGTGTCGATGCTGAATGATGCGGCAATACAGGTAGAAGAAGCAGCCCACGAATTGCGCGGCTATTGCGATCAGTTAGAAATTGACCCACTGCGCTTGCAACAGGTAGAAAACCGTTTTAGTCAGGCGATGGAACTGGCCAGAAAGCATCAGGTGACCCCTGAAACACTTTACCAGCATCACCAGCAATTAACCGCTGAACTATCAGGGTTAAGCGCCGATACCGAACGACTGGAACGGTTGGCCAGCGAGTTAAACGAAGCCCACCAGCACTTTTTAAACGCCAGCGAAGCACTCTCTAAAAGCCGGAGTAAAGCGGCGAAAGCCCTGGCAAAACAGGTTGAGTCGCAGATCCGTACGCTCAATATGCCACATGCCGAATTTATCATTGAGGTAACATACTCGCCCGACAGCAAACCGTCGGCGCAAGGTATGGATAGCGTACAAATGAAAGTGTCAACCAATCCGGGGCAGCCGCAAGACCGCCTGGATAAGGTCGTATCAGGCGGTGAATTGTCACGCATAGGTCTTGCATTGCAGGTGATTAGCCGTGATAACAGCCTTACACCAACGATGATTTTTGATGAAGTAGATACCGGGATCAGTGGCCCCACGGCCTCTATTGTGGGGCAACTGTTACGCCGCCTTGGTAAACAAAGTCAGGTAATGTGTGTTACCCACCTTCCTCAGGTGGCAGCCCAGGCTCATAACCAGTTGTTTGTGACCAAAACCACCGATAAAGGTGAAACCCAAACTCATATTCTCGCCTTAACAGAACAAGCGCGCATCGACGAGCTGGCCCGCTTGCTTGCCGGTGATAAAATCACCCCCAATGCCCTGGCTAATGCGCGTGAATTACTTGATAATGCTGTTGCGAACTAA
- a CDS encoding glutathione peroxidase, which yields MKFDSITVKDANGQAVEMGQYNDKVLLIVNTASKCGFTPQYEGLQALYEQYKDKGLEILAFPCNQFGKQEPGDIQSIQSFCSLTYDVSFPVMSKVDVNGSNASELFDYLKQSAPGLFGTQSIKWNFTKFLISKDRNTIKRYGPKDKPESLQKDIEQLLA from the coding sequence ATGAAATTTGATAGTATTACGGTTAAAGATGCTAACGGCCAGGCGGTCGAAATGGGTCAGTACAATGACAAGGTATTACTGATTGTAAATACGGCCAGTAAATGTGGTTTTACGCCGCAATATGAGGGTCTGCAGGCACTGTATGAACAATACAAAGACAAGGGTCTGGAAATACTCGCGTTTCCGTGTAACCAGTTTGGTAAACAAGAACCCGGTGATATACAAAGCATCCAGTCTTTTTGCTCATTAACCTATGACGTGTCGTTTCCGGTCATGAGTAAAGTGGATGTCAACGGCAGCAATGCCAGCGAGCTGTTCGACTATTTAAAACAGTCTGCGCCAGGCTTATTTGGTACCCAGTCGATTAAATGGAATTTTACCAAGTTTTTAATCAGTAAAGACCGAAACACCATCAAACGTTATGGCCCTAAAGACAAGCCAGAGTCGTTACAAAAAGATATAGAACAACTTCTGGCTTAG
- the rluB gene encoding 23S rRNA pseudouridine(2605) synthase RluB codes for MTDKLQKVLANHGVGSRREMERWIEQGRISVDGNIATLGDRVDATAQIRVDGHLLSRTTEEPVCRVLMYNKPEGELCTRDDPEGRPTVFDRLPAISQGRWIAVGRLDINTSGLLLFTNDGELANRLMHPRCRIEREYAVRIFGEVTGKSLKKLKEGVQLEDGMAKFTTIKPRPSDEDTMNNWYNVTLEEGRNREVRRLWESQDCQVSRLIRVRYGPVELQKRLPQGAWIELALTDVNALRHIVQLPAENESMVDDRQTKLDHARLSRMRRSVKKHKVRKERAHQRRQF; via the coding sequence ATGACAGATAAACTACAGAAAGTCCTCGCCAACCACGGAGTAGGTTCACGCCGCGAGATGGAACGTTGGATAGAGCAGGGCCGGATCTCCGTTGATGGGAACATCGCCACCCTCGGCGACAGAGTTGATGCCACCGCACAGATCCGCGTTGACGGGCATTTACTGTCGAGAACCACTGAAGAGCCCGTTTGCCGGGTGTTGATGTACAACAAACCGGAAGGGGAGTTGTGTACCCGTGATGATCCCGAAGGGCGGCCTACAGTGTTCGATCGCCTGCCTGCGATCAGCCAGGGGCGCTGGATAGCCGTGGGTCGGTTAGATATTAATACCAGCGGTTTATTGTTATTTACCAATGACGGTGAACTGGCTAACCGCCTTATGCACCCGCGTTGTCGCATTGAGCGCGAATACGCCGTACGTATTTTTGGTGAAGTGACCGGTAAGTCACTGAAGAAATTAAAAGAAGGCGTGCAACTGGAAGATGGTATGGCCAAATTTACCACCATCAAACCGCGCCCCTCTGATGAAGACACCATGAACAACTGGTACAACGTAACTCTGGAAGAGGGGCGTAATCGTGAAGTGCGCCGGTTGTGGGAAAGTCAGGATTGTCAGGTTAGCCGACTTATCCGTGTTCGTTATGGGCCTGTAGAATTGCAGAAGCGCTTGCCACAAGGTGCATGGATTGAGTTAGCACTTACTGACGTAAATGCATTGCGACACATCGTGCAGTTGCCGGCAGAGAACGAAAGCATGGTTGATGACCGCCAGACTAAACTGGATCATGCCCGCTTAAGTCGTATGCGCCGCTCGGTTAAAAAGCACAAAGTGCGCAAGGAAAGAGCCCATCAGCGCCGCCAGTTCTAG
- a CDS encoding PHP domain-containing protein: MKIDLHSHTTFSDGHLTPTELIQRAQTMQVDVLAITDHDTTDGLAVAREVASEQFPALHLIDGVEISTRWQSFEIHIVGLAIDKQHPQLQAFLKQQQQKREERAVKIAEKLAKCGFEGVLERARRYAGDGQITRAHFARVLVNNYQVSSFEKAFKLYLGKGKRAAVKAEWPAMAEAIGVIQQAGGRAVLAHPIHYDMTAKWLRRLVAEFSAEGGDGIEVVFPGINADKQTFVQSLAKEHNLLASAGSDFHFPGRWTELGRCGLASDVLTPVWHDWDLNVANSSIKEPV, encoded by the coding sequence ATGAAAATTGACCTGCACAGTCATACTACTTTTTCCGATGGTCACTTAACGCCGACCGAGCTAATTCAACGCGCGCAAACCATGCAGGTTGATGTGCTGGCCATTACCGATCACGATACAACCGATGGTTTGGCGGTGGCGCGTGAAGTGGCCAGTGAGCAGTTTCCGGCCCTGCACCTGATTGATGGCGTTGAGATATCCACACGTTGGCAGAGTTTTGAGATCCACATTGTCGGACTGGCAATTGATAAGCAACATCCGCAGCTACAGGCCTTTTTAAAGCAACAGCAGCAAAAAAGAGAGGAACGTGCGGTTAAAATTGCCGAAAAGCTGGCTAAGTGTGGTTTTGAAGGCGTGCTGGAACGCGCCCGGCGATACGCCGGTGACGGGCAAATTACCCGTGCGCATTTTGCCCGGGTGCTGGTCAATAATTATCAGGTCAGTAGTTTTGAAAAAGCCTTTAAACTGTACCTTGGCAAAGGCAAGCGCGCCGCGGTGAAAGCCGAATGGCCGGCTATGGCCGAAGCCATCGGGGTGATTCAGCAAGCCGGTGGGCGGGCGGTTCTGGCCCACCCAATACACTATGATATGACCGCCAAATGGTTACGCCGTCTGGTGGCCGAGTTCAGTGCTGAGGGCGGTGATGGTATCGAAGTGGTGTTTCCGGGTATAAATGCCGACAAGCAAACTTTTGTGCAATCGTTAGCCAAAGAGCATAACCTGCTGGCCTCAGCCGGCTCCGATTTTCATTTTCCCGGCCGTTGGACCGAATTAGGCCGCTGCGGTCTGGCTTCGGACGTGTTAACGCCGGTCTGGCACGACTGGGATTTAAACGTAGCAAATTCATCGATTAAGGAACCTGTATGA
- a CDS encoding outer membrane protein assembly factor BamE produces MKLSHLIVVLTLTLFSSACSNWIYRIDIPQGNFLDEQDVEKLRIGMTKEQVEFVLGRPILKDAFDHDTWYYYYEMKRGMSKRGEDFEKSLTVYFVNDKVDNVETDFELSEDFNTPLEQ; encoded by the coding sequence ATGAAGCTGTCTCACCTGATTGTTGTGCTCACTCTGACTCTGTTTTCAAGCGCCTGCTCGAACTGGATTTACCGAATTGATATTCCCCAGGGCAACTTTTTGGACGAACAAGACGTTGAAAAGCTGCGTATTGGCATGACCAAAGAACAGGTAGAATTCGTTTTAGGCCGTCCTATCCTTAAAGACGCCTTCGACCATGACACCTGGTACTACTATTATGAAATGAAGCGTGGCATGTCGAAGCGTGGCGAAGATTTCGAAAAAAGTTTAACCGTGTATTTTGTAAACGACAAAGTCGACAACGTCGAGACCGACTTTGAGCTATCGGAAGACTTCAATACGCCGTTAGAGCAGTAA
- the scpB gene encoding SMC-Scp complex subunit ScpB, giving the protein MKKIKTEQLTQLIEAAIFVSEQPLSVDKLKNTVLADFTVSDKAIQSALKALALDYRPRGIQLVEVASGYRFQSLDSLSPWLSKLWQESSPKYSRAMLETLALIAYRQPITRGEIEQVRGVAVSSNIVKTLTEREWIKVVGHKEVPGRPALYATTKQFLDYFSLKSLSDLPNSDAFLASLDEINDDIKVIHDVPDVESVGDSDNQEEPLH; this is encoded by the coding sequence ATGAAGAAAATTAAAACAGAGCAGTTAACGCAGCTTATCGAAGCGGCTATTTTCGTTTCTGAGCAGCCCTTATCTGTAGACAAACTCAAAAATACCGTGCTGGCTGATTTCACCGTGAGCGATAAAGCGATACAATCGGCGCTCAAAGCTTTAGCGCTTGATTACCGGCCGCGTGGGATCCAACTGGTTGAAGTGGCCAGCGGTTACCGGTTTCAGTCGTTAGACAGCCTCAGTCCCTGGCTGAGCAAGCTATGGCAGGAAAGCAGCCCCAAATATTCGCGGGCGATGCTCGAGACGCTGGCCCTTATTGCCTACCGTCAGCCTATTACACGTGGGGAAATTGAGCAGGTACGCGGTGTTGCGGTAAGCAGTAATATTGTTAAAACACTGACAGAACGTGAGTGGATTAAAGTAGTGGGGCATAAAGAAGTGCCAGGAAGGCCTGCATTGTATGCCACCACAAAACAGTTTTTAGACTATTTTTCGCTGAAGTCACTGAGTGACTTACCCAATAGCGATGCCTTTTTGGCATCGTTGGATGAGATTAATGACGACATCAAAGTAATTCATGATGTGCCTGACGTTGAGTCTGTGGGTGATAGCGACAACCAAGAAGAGCCATTACACTAA
- a CDS encoding polymer-forming cytoskeletal protein: MNKKAQILSLLLATATALSGCVINIGGHSDTDSGGSLTKVFGSINISDNRHVSSLTTVNGSITLQDNVTADDLSTVNGSITIGDNATVESISLVNGDVTAGANLMCDNIDTVNGGVELGQSARVDGDINNVNGNIEATDLQLKGSIETVTGDITIKGNSQIGGDIVFNEPDDSHSSDVPSLYLDEGVTINGEIVLKREVELHIPQRLMSQVRYQHSAM; encoded by the coding sequence ATGAACAAAAAAGCACAGATTCTTTCTTTACTATTGGCAACAGCTACGGCGCTATCAGGATGTGTAATAAACATCGGCGGCCACAGTGATACCGATAGCGGCGGTAGTCTGACCAAAGTATTTGGCAGTATTAACATCAGCGATAATCGCCACGTTTCATCGTTAACCACTGTTAATGGCAGTATCACGTTGCAGGATAATGTCACAGCCGACGATCTGAGTACGGTTAACGGTAGTATAACCATCGGCGACAACGCTACCGTCGAATCTATCTCTTTAGTGAATGGCGATGTCACGGCGGGCGCTAATCTGATGTGCGACAACATCGACACCGTCAATGGTGGTGTTGAGCTAGGACAATCTGCCCGGGTAGATGGTGATATCAACAATGTGAACGGCAATATTGAAGCCACGGACCTGCAGCTCAAAGGCAGTATTGAAACCGTCACCGGTGACATTACTATCAAAGGTAACAGCCAGATCGGCGGCGATATTGTGTTTAATGAACCGGACGACAGCCACAGTAGTGATGTTCCCTCACTGTACCTTGATGAAGGCGTTACCATCAACGGCGAAATTGTGTTAAAACGAGAAGTGGAATTACACATTCCACAACGGTTAATGTCTCAGGTTCGTTACCAACATTCGGCAATGTAA
- a CDS encoding segregation and condensation protein A — MSDQDETISTLATPVQQPLPLAFVNGEAVVEKPEDLYIPPEALEVILDSFEGPLDLLLYLIRKQKFDITSMPVAQITHQYMEYVDVMQTLKLELAAEYLLMAAILAEIKSRLLLPKRADEEDEEDDPRAALIRRLKEYELVKQAAEDLDLQPRMERDLFTVTVTPSADIQPVIVQPDVSLQELVLAFSAAMQRAAAFEHHHIAPEALSTRERMSLILQTLNKETYLPMESLFTAEEGKAGVVVTFLAILELVKGQTILLVQAGPFSQIHVKLGRHEEN, encoded by the coding sequence ATGAGTGATCAGGACGAGACCATTTCGACCCTAGCCACGCCGGTTCAACAGCCGCTGCCACTGGCGTTTGTAAACGGTGAGGCCGTGGTCGAAAAACCCGAGGATTTGTATATACCTCCCGAAGCGCTGGAGGTTATTCTCGACTCGTTTGAAGGGCCGCTCGATCTGCTGCTATACCTCATTCGAAAACAAAAGTTTGATATTACCAGTATGCCGGTGGCGCAAATTACGCATCAGTACATGGAGTACGTTGACGTGATGCAAACACTGAAGCTTGAGCTGGCCGCTGAATATCTGCTGATGGCAGCGATTTTAGCCGAAATTAAATCGCGCTTATTGTTGCCTAAACGGGCCGACGAAGAAGATGAAGAGGACGACCCCCGGGCGGCCCTTATTCGTCGTTTGAAAGAGTATGAGCTGGTTAAACAGGCCGCTGAAGATCTTGATCTGCAGCCACGTATGGAGCGGGATTTATTTACCGTAACGGTGACCCCGTCAGCCGACATTCAGCCGGTAATTGTACAGCCTGACGTGAGTTTACAAGAGCTGGTGCTGGCGTTTTCGGCAGCGATGCAAAGAGCTGCTGCATTTGAACACCATCATATTGCCCCTGAGGCCCTAAGTACCCGGGAGCGTATGAGTTTAATATTGCAAACCTTGAACAAAGAGACTTACCTGCCGATGGAGTCATTGTTTACAGCCGAAGAAGGCAAAGCAGGAGTAGTGGTAACCTTTTTGGCCATTCTTGAGTTGGTGAAAGGACAAACTATACTGCTGGTACAGGCAGGGCCTTTTTCGCAAATTCATGTCAAATTAGGCCGTCATGAAGAAAATTAA